One genomic segment of Streptomyces sp. RerS4 includes these proteins:
- the ligA gene encoding NAD-dependent DNA ligase LigA — MAAEQQDTAVPTAAREQHALLAEQVEEHRFRYYVNDQPVVSDAEFDQLLRSLEALEEQFPELRTPDSPTQKVAGAYETDFAAVEHRERMLSLDNAFDDEELSAWADRVARDVNTPDFHYLCELKVDGLAVNLTYENGRLTRAATRGDGRTGEDITPNVRTIAEIPDRLKGDRIPALVEIRGEVYFPMEKFEELNARLVAAEGKPFANPRNAAAGSLRQKDPKVTASRPLHMVVHGLGAREGFEIERQSQAYELLREWGLPTARHNVVVSTLAEVREFIARFGENRHSVEHEIDGVVVKLDEIALQGRLGSTARAPRWAIAWKYAPEEVNTKLIDIKVGVGRTGRVTPYAQVEPVTVAGSEVEFATLHNQEVVKAKGVLIGDTVVLRKAGDVIPEILGPVVDLRDGTEREFVMPSVCPECGTELRPMKEADIDVRCPNGQTCPAQLRERLFYLGGRQSLDIENFGMVAAAALTAPLEPAEPPLLDEGDLFGLTIEQLLPIKAYVRDPDSGLPKRDPKTGEEKIVTVFANQKGEPKKNALAMLENIAAAKHRPLARVINGLSIRHVGPVAAEALAREFRSIERIEQATEEELTATDGVGAIIAASLKEWFAVDWHQEILRKWREAGVRMEEEGSGEEQGPRPLEGLTVVVTGTLRSHTRDGAKEALQSRGAKVTGSVSKKTSFVVVGDNPGSKYDKAVQLKLPVLDDAGFAVLLEQGPDAARAAALPLDGEGEGE; from the coding sequence ACTACGTGAACGACCAGCCGGTCGTCAGCGACGCCGAGTTCGACCAGCTGCTGCGCTCGCTGGAGGCCCTGGAGGAGCAGTTCCCGGAGCTGCGTACGCCCGACTCGCCCACCCAGAAGGTGGCCGGGGCGTACGAGACGGACTTCGCCGCCGTCGAGCACCGCGAGCGGATGCTCTCCCTCGACAACGCCTTCGACGACGAGGAACTGTCCGCCTGGGCCGACCGCGTGGCCCGGGACGTGAACACCCCGGACTTCCACTACCTGTGCGAGCTCAAGGTGGACGGCCTCGCGGTCAACCTCACCTACGAGAACGGTCGGTTGACCCGGGCCGCCACCCGCGGCGACGGCCGCACCGGCGAGGACATCACGCCCAACGTCCGCACCATCGCCGAGATCCCGGACCGCCTCAAGGGCGACCGGATCCCGGCCCTCGTCGAGATCCGCGGCGAGGTGTACTTCCCGATGGAGAAGTTCGAGGAGCTCAACGCCCGCCTGGTTGCGGCCGAGGGCAAGCCGTTCGCCAACCCGCGCAACGCGGCGGCCGGTTCCCTGCGCCAGAAGGACCCGAAGGTCACCGCGAGTCGCCCGCTGCACATGGTCGTGCACGGCCTCGGAGCCCGCGAGGGCTTCGAGATCGAGCGCCAGTCGCAGGCGTACGAGCTGCTGCGCGAGTGGGGCCTGCCGACCGCGCGGCACAACGTCGTGGTCTCCACGCTCGCCGAGGTGCGGGAGTTCATCGCCCGCTTCGGCGAGAACCGTCATTCGGTGGAGCACGAGATCGACGGCGTCGTCGTCAAGCTCGACGAGATCGCCCTCCAGGGCCGGCTGGGCTCCACGGCCCGCGCCCCGCGCTGGGCCATCGCCTGGAAGTACGCCCCGGAAGAGGTCAACACCAAGCTGATCGACATCAAGGTCGGCGTCGGCCGTACCGGGCGCGTGACCCCGTACGCGCAGGTGGAGCCGGTGACGGTGGCCGGCTCGGAGGTCGAGTTCGCCACCCTGCACAACCAGGAGGTCGTCAAGGCCAAGGGCGTGCTCATCGGGGACACCGTCGTCCTGCGCAAGGCGGGCGACGTCATCCCCGAGATCCTGGGACCGGTGGTGGACCTGCGGGACGGCACCGAGCGGGAGTTCGTGATGCCGTCGGTGTGCCCCGAGTGCGGCACCGAGCTGCGGCCGATGAAGGAGGCGGACATCGACGTCCGGTGTCCCAACGGGCAGACCTGCCCCGCCCAGCTGCGCGAGCGGCTCTTCTACCTCGGCGGCCGACAGAGCCTCGACATCGAGAACTTCGGCATGGTCGCGGCCGCCGCGCTGACCGCCCCGCTGGAGCCGGCCGAGCCGCCGCTGCTCGACGAGGGTGACCTGTTCGGCCTGACCATCGAGCAGCTGCTGCCCATCAAGGCGTACGTCCGGGACCCGGACAGCGGACTGCCCAAGCGGGACCCGAAGACGGGCGAGGAGAAGATCGTCACGGTCTTCGCCAACCAGAAGGGCGAGCCGAAGAAGAACGCGCTGGCGATGCTGGAGAACATCGCCGCCGCCAAGCACCGCCCGCTCGCCCGCGTCATCAACGGCCTGTCGATCCGTCACGTCGGGCCGGTCGCGGCCGAGGCCCTGGCCCGCGAGTTCCGTTCCATCGAGCGGATCGAGCAGGCCACCGAGGAGGAACTGACGGCCACCGACGGGGTCGGGGCGATCATCGCCGCCTCCCTGAAGGAGTGGTTCGCCGTCGACTGGCACCAGGAGATCCTGCGCAAGTGGCGGGAGGCCGGGGTCCGGATGGAGGAGGAAGGTTCCGGCGAGGAGCAGGGCCCGCGTCCCCTGGAAGGCCTGACCGTCGTCGTCACGGGCACGTTGCGGAGCCACACGCGCGACGGGGCCAAGGAGGCGCTCCAGAGCCGCGGTGCCAAGGTGACCGGCTCCGTGTCGAAGAAGACGTCGTTCGTGGTCGTCGGCGACAACCCGGGCTCCAAGTACGACAAGGCCGTGCAGCTGAAGCTGCCCGTCCTCGACGACGCCGGTTTCGCGGTGCTCCTGGAGCAGGGCCCGGACGCCGCCCGCGCCGCCGCCCTCCCGCTGGACGGCGAGGGCGAAGGGGAGTAG
- a CDS encoding GGDEF domain-containing phosphodiesterase produces MKPTESADPSPEFGGDIPPLRTGRIGVLGARTPETHPLDTRAGGTGQGRRTVLPLIVVGVSFVVLVAGVVAALTDRQSLFPGGTVGWALALLTGVIVGHLVALGRDRWWGGTGSGAALTLGVLLLYGWIPAGLVSLAVVSLVGAARRHRWRQGLLHGSVDILGIAAGALVLAAFGDVPTVEAPWLPAAWDLAAVPEIVLVAFAYLAVTRLLLWFSLTPRGGGLPTVARTALLRQALVAAALLGIAPLICVVAVSRPVLLPLFAVPLIALDSTLWIARARAEEQLRDPLTGLPNRQWLLERAWSALDEAERLGTRSALVLIDLDRFRSVNDTLGHLAGDRLLLQIAERLRQALPADAEAARLGGDEFAVLLPLADSTTSAQRVARGLVAELSSPLDLDGLTLVLEASAGLAVFPDHALDAEGLLRRADVAMYQAKRDRTGVEVYESKRDSNTPDRLGLLGDLRRALDAGEVELHYQPKVRFDGQVAGLEALVRWVHPERGRVSPDEFIAIAETSGLMPHLTEYVLETALAQVARWRAQGLKVPVAVNVSPRDVHTPGFAGAVAARLARHGVPASGLQLEITEHVLLEDPQRAADTMAGLTGHGVKMSLDDFGTGYSSLVHLRRLPVSELKIDRSFVARLAVDAQDAEIVRCTVDLAHSLGLLVVAEGVEDDETWERLRDLGCDAVQGWLVAAAMPPQEATAWLLARGERGWRRPADITAELAAAAPSETSTPLS; encoded by the coding sequence ATGAAACCCACCGAAAGCGCCGACCCGTCACCTGAATTCGGCGGGGACATCCCGCCCTTGCGGACGGGCCGGATCGGTGTCCTGGGTGCCAGGACACCCGAGACCCACCCCCTCGACACGAGAGCGGGCGGGACCGGACAGGGGCGGCGCACCGTGCTGCCCCTGATCGTCGTGGGTGTGTCCTTCGTGGTCCTGGTCGCCGGCGTCGTCGCGGCGCTGACCGACCGTCAGTCCCTGTTCCCCGGAGGCACGGTCGGCTGGGCGCTGGCCCTGCTCACCGGCGTCATCGTCGGCCACCTCGTCGCCCTCGGACGCGACCGCTGGTGGGGCGGCACCGGATCGGGCGCCGCCCTCACCCTCGGCGTGCTCCTCCTGTACGGGTGGATCCCCGCCGGGCTCGTCTCGCTGGCGGTCGTCTCCCTGGTCGGCGCCGCCCGCCGGCACCGCTGGCGCCAGGGGCTGCTGCACGGCTCCGTCGACATCCTCGGCATCGCCGCCGGGGCCCTCGTCCTGGCCGCGTTCGGTGACGTCCCGACCGTGGAGGCGCCGTGGCTGCCGGCCGCGTGGGACCTCGCGGCCGTCCCCGAGATCGTGCTCGTGGCCTTCGCCTACCTCGCGGTGACGCGGCTCCTGCTGTGGTTCTCGCTGACCCCGCGCGGTGGCGGACTGCCCACGGTGGCCCGTACCGCCCTGCTGCGGCAGGCGCTGGTGGCCGCCGCCCTGCTCGGCATCGCCCCGTTGATCTGCGTGGTCGCCGTCAGCCGGCCCGTCCTGCTGCCGCTGTTCGCCGTACCGCTCATCGCGCTCGACTCCACCTTGTGGATCGCCCGTGCGCGGGCGGAGGAGCAACTGCGCGACCCGCTGACCGGGCTGCCGAACCGACAGTGGCTGCTGGAGCGCGCCTGGTCCGCGCTGGACGAGGCTGAACGTTTGGGCACCCGGTCAGCTCTTGTGTTGATCGACCTGGACCGCTTCCGCTCCGTCAACGACACCCTCGGTCACCTGGCCGGGGACCGGCTGCTCCTCCAGATCGCCGAACGGCTCCGCCAGGCCCTGCCGGCGGACGCCGAGGCGGCCCGGCTCGGCGGCGACGAGTTCGCCGTCCTGCTGCCCCTCGCGGACTCCACCACCAGCGCGCAGCGGGTCGCCCGCGGTTTGGTCGCCGAGCTCAGCTCGCCGCTCGACCTCGACGGGCTGACCCTCGTCCTGGAGGCCAGCGCCGGCCTCGCCGTCTTCCCCGACCACGCGCTGGACGCCGAGGGGCTGCTGCGGCGGGCCGACGTCGCCATGTACCAGGCGAAGCGGGACCGCACGGGCGTCGAGGTCTACGAGTCCAAGCGCGACAGCAACACCCCCGACCGGCTCGGCCTCCTCGGCGACCTGCGGCGGGCGCTGGACGCGGGCGAGGTGGAACTCCACTACCAGCCGAAGGTCCGCTTCGACGGGCAGGTGGCCGGGCTGGAGGCGCTGGTGCGGTGGGTGCACCCGGAGCGGGGGCGGGTCTCGCCGGACGAGTTCATCGCGATCGCGGAGACCTCGGGCCTCATGCCGCACCTGACGGAGTACGTCCTGGAGACCGCCCTCGCGCAGGTCGCCCGGTGGCGGGCGCAGGGCCTGAAGGTCCCGGTCGCCGTCAACGTCTCCCCGCGCGACGTCCACACCCCCGGCTTCGCCGGCGCCGTCGCGGCGCGGCTGGCCCGGCACGGGGTTCCGGCGAGCGGGCTCCAGCTGGAAATAACGGAGCACGTGCTGCTGGAGGACCCGCAGCGGGCGGCCGACACGATGGCGGGCCTGACCGGCCACGGCGTGAAGATGTCCCTGGACGACTTCGGCACCGGCTACTCCTCCCTGGTCCACCTGCGGCGGCTGCCGGTCAGCGAGCTGAAGATCGACCGGTCGTTCGTGGCGCGACTGGCCGTCGACGCGCAGGACGCGGAGATCGTCCGCTGCACGGTGGACCTGGCGCACTCCCTGGGCCTGCTGGTCGTGGCCGAGGGTGTCGAGGACGACGAGACGTGGGAGCGGCTGCGGGACCTGGGGTGCGACGCGGTGCAGGGGTGGCTGGTCGCCGCCGCGATGCCGCCGCAGGAGGCCACCGCCTGGCTCCTCGCCCGAGGCGAACGCGGCTGGCGCCGCCCGGCCGACATCACCGCCGAACTGGCCGCCGCGGCCCCCTCGGAAACCTCGACGCCCCTGTCTTGA
- the gatC gene encoding Asp-tRNA(Asn)/Glu-tRNA(Gln) amidotransferase subunit GatC, whose amino-acid sequence MPGITREEVAHLARLARLELKSEELDHFAGQLDDIIGAVARVSEVADQDVPPTSHPLPLTNVMRADEVRPSLTPEQALSGAPAQEQQRFKVPQILGED is encoded by the coding sequence ATGCCTGGCATCACGCGCGAGGAGGTCGCCCACCTCGCTCGGCTGGCACGTCTGGAGCTGAAGAGCGAAGAGCTCGACCACTTCGCAGGACAGCTCGACGACATCATCGGCGCGGTCGCCCGCGTTTCCGAGGTCGCCGACCAAGACGTCCCGCCGACCTCCCACCCGCTGCCGCTGACGAACGTCATGCGCGCGGACGAGGTCCGTCCGTCGCTCACCCCCGAGCAGGCGCTTTCCGGCGCTCCCGCCCAGGAGCAGCAGCGTTTCAAGGTGCCGCAGATCCTGGGGGAGGACTAA
- the gatA gene encoding Asp-tRNA(Asn)/Glu-tRNA(Gln) amidotransferase subunit GatA: protein MIDIIRLTAAQTAEKIASGELTAVEVTEAHLARIDATDEKVHAFLHVDREGALAQARAVDAKREAGEKLGPLAGVPLALKDIFTTVGVPTTVGSKILEGWIPPYDATLTRKLKEADVVILGKTNMDEFAMGSSTENSAYGPTGNPWDLTRIPGGSGGGSAAALAAFQAPLAIGTDTGGSIRQPAAVTGTVGVKPTYGGVSRYGMVAFSSSLDQGGPCARTVLDAALLHEVIAGHDPLDSTSIDAPVPPVVEAARNGSVAGMRVGVVKQFAGEGYQAGVVQRFNESVELLKELGAEIVELDCPSFDLAMAAYYLIAPSECSSNLARFDAMRYGLRVGDDGTKSAEDVTALTREAGFGDEVKRRIILGTYALSSGYYDAYYGSAQKVRTLITKDFEKSFEQVDVIVSPTTPTTAFAIGERTDDPLAMYLADLCTIPTNLAGNSAMSLPCGLAPEDGLPVGLQIIAPAMKDDRLYKVGAAVEAAFVERWGHPLLEEAPSL, encoded by the coding sequence ATGATCGACATCATCAGGCTCACGGCCGCCCAGACCGCCGAGAAGATCGCCTCCGGCGAACTGACGGCCGTCGAGGTCACCGAGGCCCACCTGGCCCGCATCGACGCCACCGACGAGAAGGTCCACGCCTTCCTGCACGTCGACCGCGAAGGCGCCCTCGCCCAGGCCCGCGCCGTAGACGCCAAGCGCGAGGCCGGCGAGAAGCTCGGCCCGCTGGCCGGCGTCCCGCTCGCCCTCAAGGACATCTTCACCACCGTCGGGGTCCCGACCACCGTCGGTTCGAAGATCCTCGAAGGCTGGATCCCGCCGTACGACGCCACCCTGACGCGCAAGCTGAAGGAAGCCGACGTCGTCATCCTCGGCAAGACCAACATGGACGAGTTCGCCATGGGGTCCTCCACCGAGAACAGCGCCTACGGCCCCACCGGCAACCCCTGGGACCTCACCCGCATCCCCGGCGGCTCGGGCGGCGGCAGCGCGGCGGCCCTCGCCGCGTTCCAGGCCCCCCTGGCCATCGGCACGGACACCGGCGGTTCCATCCGTCAGCCCGCCGCCGTCACCGGCACCGTCGGCGTGAAGCCCACGTACGGCGGCGTCTCCCGCTACGGCATGGTGGCGTTCTCGTCCTCCCTCGACCAGGGCGGCCCGTGCGCCCGTACGGTCCTGGACGCGGCGCTCCTGCACGAGGTCATCGCCGGCCACGACCCGCTGGACTCCACCTCCATCGACGCCCCGGTCCCGCCGGTCGTCGAGGCGGCCCGCAACGGCTCCGTCGCCGGCATGCGCGTCGGTGTCGTCAAGCAGTTCGCCGGCGAGGGCTACCAGGCCGGCGTCGTCCAGCGCTTCAACGAGTCCGTCGAGCTCCTCAAGGAGCTCGGCGCCGAGATCGTCGAGCTGGACTGTCCGTCCTTCGACCTCGCGATGGCCGCGTACTACCTGATCGCGCCGTCCGAGTGCTCCTCCAACCTCGCCCGCTTCGACGCCATGCGCTACGGCCTGCGCGTCGGCGACGACGGCACCAAGTCCGCCGAGGACGTCACCGCCCTGACCCGCGAAGCCGGCTTCGGCGACGAGGTCAAGCGTCGCATCATCCTCGGTACGTACGCGCTCAGCTCCGGCTACTACGACGCGTACTACGGCTCCGCCCAGAAGGTCCGCACGCTCATCACGAAGGACTTCGAGAAGTCCTTCGAGCAGGTCGACGTGATCGTCTCCCCGACGACCCCGACCACCGCCTTCGCCATCGGTGAGCGCACCGACGACCCGCTGGCGATGTACCTCGCGGACCTGTGCACCATCCCGACCAACCTGGCCGGCAACTCCGCCATGTCGCTCCCCTGCGGCCTGGCACCGGAGGACGGTCTTCCCGTCGGACTGCAGATCATCGCCCCTGCGATGAAGGACGACCGCCTGTACAAGGTCGGTGCCGCCGTAGAGGCCGCCTTCGTCGAGCGCTGGGGTCACCCGCTGCTTGAGGAGGCACCGTCGCTGTGA
- the gatB gene encoding Asp-tRNA(Asn)/Glu-tRNA(Gln) amidotransferase subunit GatB, with protein sequence MGLEVHVELGTKTKMFCGCSTELGAEPNSQTCPTCLGLPGSLPVVNAIGVESAVKIGLALNCEIAEWCRFARKNYFYPDMPKNFQTSQYDEPIAFNGYLDVQLEDGEIFRVEIERAHMEEDTGKSLHVGGATGRIHGASHSLLDYNRAGIPLIEIVTKPIEGAGERAPEVAKAYVAELREVIKALGVSEARMDKGQMRCDVNLSLRPSPEAPFGTRSETKNVNSLRSVERAARFEIQRHAAVLSSGGSIVQETRHFHEEDGSTTAGRIKDNAEDYRYFPEPDLVPVAPAREWVEELRAALPEMPRVRRNRLREEWGVNEHDMQSILNAGAVDSIVATIEEGADSAAARKWWMGELARNANEQGVSVDELPITPAQVARVAALVADGSLNDKLARQVIEGVLAGEGTPDEVVEKRGLKVVSDEGALGAAVDEAIAGNAAIADKIRGGKIAAVGALVGAVMKTTRGQADAARVKELILERLGVSEG encoded by the coding sequence ATGGGCCTTGAGGTCCATGTCGAGCTCGGCACCAAGACCAAGATGTTCTGCGGCTGTTCCACCGAGCTGGGCGCCGAGCCCAACTCGCAGACCTGCCCGACCTGCCTCGGTCTGCCCGGCTCCCTCCCGGTCGTCAACGCGATCGGCGTCGAGTCGGCCGTCAAGATCGGTCTCGCGCTGAACTGCGAGATCGCCGAATGGTGCCGCTTCGCCCGGAAGAACTACTTCTATCCGGACATGCCGAAGAACTTCCAGACCTCCCAGTACGACGAGCCGATCGCCTTCAACGGCTACCTCGACGTCCAGCTGGAGGACGGCGAGATCTTCCGCGTGGAGATCGAGCGCGCCCACATGGAGGAGGACACCGGCAAGTCGCTGCACGTCGGCGGCGCCACCGGCCGTATCCACGGCGCGTCCCACTCCCTGCTGGACTACAACCGCGCCGGCATCCCGCTCATCGAGATCGTCACCAAGCCCATCGAGGGCGCGGGCGAGCGGGCCCCCGAGGTCGCCAAGGCGTACGTCGCCGAGCTGCGCGAGGTCATCAAGGCGCTCGGCGTCTCCGAGGCCCGCATGGACAAGGGCCAGATGCGCTGCGACGTCAACCTGTCGCTGCGCCCGAGCCCCGAGGCGCCGTTCGGCACCCGCTCGGAGACCAAGAACGTCAACTCCCTGCGCTCCGTCGAGCGCGCGGCCCGCTTCGAGATCCAGCGCCACGCGGCGGTGCTCTCGTCCGGCGGTTCGATCGTGCAGGAGACCCGGCACTTCCACGAGGAGGACGGCTCCACCACGGCCGGCCGCATCAAGGACAACGCCGAGGACTACCGGTACTTCCCGGAGCCCGACCTCGTGCCCGTCGCCCCGGCCCGCGAGTGGGTCGAGGAGCTGCGCGCCGCGCTGCCCGAGATGCCGCGCGTACGCCGCAACCGACTCCGTGAGGAGTGGGGCGTCAACGAGCACGACATGCAGTCGATCCTCAACGCGGGCGCCGTGGACTCCATCGTCGCCACCATCGAGGAAGGCGCCGACTCGGCCGCCGCCCGCAAGTGGTGGATGGGCGAGCTGGCGCGCAACGCCAACGAGCAGGGCGTCTCGGTCGACGAGCTGCCGATCACCCCGGCCCAGGTCGCGCGCGTCGCGGCCCTGGTCGCGGACGGTTCGCTCAACGACAAGCTGGCCCGCCAGGTCATCGAGGGCGTCCTCGCCGGCGAGGGCACCCCGGACGAGGTCGTCGAGAAGCGCGGCCTGAAGGTCGTCTCGGACGAGGGCGCGCTCGGCGCGGCCGTGGACGAGGCCATCGCGGGCAACGCGGCCATCGCCGACAAGATCCGCGGCGGCAAGATCGCCGCCGTCGGCGCCCTGGTCGGCGCGGTCATGAAGACCACCCGCGGCCAGGCCGACGCGGCCCGCGTCAAGGAACTGATCCTGGAGCGCCTGGGCGTCTCCGAGGGCTGA
- a CDS encoding GNAT family N-acetyltransferase, protein MISTRQPVYRHVVEGFGTVTITPVDPAADSALIHSWVTEERARFWGMGGASRELVQEIYEDVDRRTTHHAFMIDRDGEPVALFQTYDCAEDRVSECYEVRPGDVGVHLLIAPTKGAAERGFTAGLLTAFIAFVFSDPATRRIVGEPDARNAKAIALLERTGFELGPEIELPEIDLPEVYLPAKRARLAFLHPPAAR, encoded by the coding sequence ATGATCTCCACCCGTCAGCCCGTGTACAGACACGTGGTCGAGGGCTTCGGCACGGTCACCATCACCCCCGTCGACCCCGCCGCCGACTCGGCCCTGATCCACAGCTGGGTCACCGAGGAGCGGGCCCGCTTCTGGGGGATGGGCGGGGCGAGCCGCGAGCTGGTCCAGGAGATCTACGAGGACGTGGACCGCCGCACCACCCACCACGCGTTCATGATCGACCGCGACGGCGAGCCCGTCGCGCTCTTCCAGACGTACGACTGCGCCGAGGACCGCGTCAGCGAGTGCTACGAGGTCCGGCCCGGGGACGTCGGCGTGCACCTGCTGATCGCCCCGACCAAGGGCGCCGCCGAACGCGGTTTCACCGCCGGCCTGTTGACCGCCTTCATCGCGTTCGTCTTCTCGGACCCGGCCACCCGCCGGATCGTCGGCGAACCGGACGCGCGCAACGCGAAGGCGATCGCCCTGCTGGAGCGCACCGGCTTCGAGCTCGGCCCGGAGATCGAACTCCCCGAGATCGACCTGCCGGAGGTCTACCTCCCGGCCAAGCGCGCCCGCCTGGCCTTCCTCCACCCCCCGGCCGCGCGCTGA
- a CDS encoding penicillin acylase family protein, translating to MTTEAYEVYRDSWGIPHLRASDPLHLAYAQGRVTALDRAWQLEVERHRAQGSSAAFLGIESLAWDRFARRARLDDTARLCHETLLADDPDTAAWVGAYVDGVNSGLADGAARDERFARSGHTPTPWEPWVPLSIWIGTHILFTGLPTKLWRERVARALGDEAATLFATDGPGTAGSNGWLVPGDRTASGAAIIAGDPHRFIEDPGVYQQIRLSCPDYDVLGLAVPGVPGLGHFGHTGTAAWAITNAMADYQDLYVERLRPTADGAGIEALGPDGVWEPVTRHTETITVAGAPDEEVEVLETARGPIVVGGEPTDGDAPGNDSTDGACSTDRADEETLSLRYPPRVRRDLGFAALPALLRARTVADIDRALDCWAEPVNVVHAADTSGGLLHRVAGAVPLRDPANRLRPVPAWESRHAWRGWAPTPAEPVQGFAVMANARGIASPLGVEFAPPHRADRIRALLSGSADWSPKAMADVHRDTYLASAEPLLALLPALDGLSPAADALRARLLAWDRHMEADSTDATVFAAFRTATVRRFAADPVFAGLADAPGGPEVFHPWLYLVPRVGYALEGLLTTPLLPGLDRAAHVRAALEETAAAGAPDAAWSSVHRLAPWQALPAPDAGNAENAEDDWPGLGGDHDCVNATSSVPGFTDRFARASAARYVWDLADRDAGLWVVPLGADGVTGSPHHRDQLPLWARCELVPVVTDWSRLTKETA from the coding sequence GTGACTACCGAGGCCTACGAGGTCTATCGCGACAGCTGGGGCATCCCGCACCTCCGTGCCTCCGACCCGCTCCACCTCGCCTACGCCCAAGGCCGCGTCACCGCCCTGGACCGCGCCTGGCAGTTGGAGGTCGAACGGCACCGCGCCCAGGGCTCCAGCGCCGCGTTCCTCGGGATCGAGTCCCTCGCCTGGGACCGCTTCGCCCGCCGGGCCCGCCTCGACGACACCGCCCGCCTCTGCCACGAGACCCTGCTCGCCGACGACCCGGACACCGCCGCCTGGGTCGGCGCCTACGTCGACGGCGTCAACTCCGGCCTGGCCGACGGCGCCGCCCGTGACGAGCGCTTCGCGCGCAGCGGCCACACCCCCACCCCCTGGGAACCCTGGGTCCCGCTGTCCATCTGGATCGGCACCCACATCCTGTTCACCGGACTCCCCACCAAGCTCTGGCGCGAGCGCGTCGCCCGCGCCCTGGGCGACGAGGCCGCGACCCTCTTCGCCACCGACGGCCCCGGCACCGCCGGCAGCAACGGCTGGCTGGTCCCCGGGGACCGGACCGCGAGCGGCGCGGCGATCATCGCCGGCGACCCGCACCGCTTCATCGAAGACCCGGGCGTCTACCAGCAGATACGTCTCTCCTGCCCGGACTACGACGTCCTCGGCCTGGCCGTCCCCGGCGTCCCCGGCCTCGGCCACTTCGGCCACACCGGCACCGCCGCCTGGGCCATCACCAACGCGATGGCCGACTACCAGGACCTCTACGTGGAGCGGCTGCGGCCCACCGCCGACGGCGCCGGCATCGAAGCCCTGGGCCCCGACGGCGTCTGGGAACCCGTCACCCGCCACACCGAGACCATCACCGTGGCCGGCGCCCCGGACGAGGAGGTCGAGGTCCTGGAGACGGCCCGCGGCCCGATCGTCGTAGGCGGCGAGCCCACCGACGGCGACGCGCCCGGGAACGACTCCACGGACGGGGCCTGCTCCACGGACCGGGCGGACGAGGAGACCCTCTCCCTGCGCTACCCGCCCCGCGTCCGCCGCGACCTCGGCTTCGCCGCCCTGCCCGCCCTGCTGCGTGCCCGTACGGTCGCCGACATCGACCGCGCCCTCGACTGCTGGGCCGAGCCGGTCAACGTCGTCCACGCCGCCGACACGTCCGGCGGCCTCCTGCACCGCGTCGCCGGCGCCGTCCCGCTGCGCGACCCCGCGAACCGGCTCCGCCCGGTCCCCGCCTGGGAGTCGCGCCACGCCTGGCGGGGCTGGGCGCCGACCCCCGCCGAGCCCGTCCAGGGCTTCGCCGTCATGGCGAACGCGCGCGGCATCGCCTCCCCGCTCGGCGTGGAGTTCGCGCCGCCGCACCGCGCCGACCGGATCCGCGCCCTGCTCAGCGGCTCCGCGGACTGGTCCCCGAAGGCGATGGCCGACGTACACCGCGACACGTACCTGGCCTCCGCCGAACCGCTGCTCGCCCTGCTGCCCGCCCTCGACGGCCTCTCCCCCGCCGCCGACGCGCTGCGCGCCCGACTCCTGGCCTGGGACCGGCACATGGAGGCCGACAGCACGGACGCCACCGTCTTCGCGGCGTTCCGAACGGCGACGGTACGCCGCTTCGCCGCCGATCCCGTCTTCGCGGGCCTGGCGGACGCCCCCGGCGGCCCGGAGGTCTTCCACCCCTGGCTGTACCTCGTCCCGCGCGTCGGGTACGCCCTCGAAGGGCTGCTGACCACCCCCCTCCTCCCCGGCCTCGACCGCGCGGCCCACGTCCGCGCCGCCCTGGAGGAGACGGCGGCGGCCGGCGCCCCCGACGCCGCCTGGTCCTCCGTACACCGCCTCGCGCCCTGGCAGGCCCTGCCCGCCCCGGACGCCGGGAACGCCGAGAACGCCGAGGACGACTGGCCGGGTCTGGGCGGCGACCACGACTGCGTCAACGCCACCTCCTCCGTGCCCGGTTTCACCGACCGCTTCGCCCGCGCCTCGGCGGCCCGCTACGTGTGGGACCTCGCCGACCGCGACGCCGGCCTCTGGGTGGTCCCGCTGGGCGCGGACGGCGTCACCGGCTCGCCCCACCACCGCGACCAGCTCCCGCTCTGGGCCCGCTGCGAACTCGTACCGGTCGTCACCGACTGGTCCCGTCTCACCAAGGAAACCGCATGA
- a CDS encoding DinB family protein has product MERIGPPLTGAERETLRAYLDFHRATLAWKCEGLGDEELRRPASPPSTLSLLGLVRHMAEVERHWFRRTVGGADVPHLWSDRHDFQAAYDATGATRAEAFAAWEAEVEHSRSVEAAAASLEVTAYVPKWEKEASLRLVMLHMIHEYARHNGHADFLREAIDGSTGA; this is encoded by the coding sequence ATGGAACGCATCGGACCGCCCCTGACCGGGGCCGAGCGCGAAACCCTCCGCGCCTACCTCGACTTCCACCGTGCCACCCTCGCCTGGAAGTGCGAGGGACTCGGCGACGAGGAGCTGCGCCGCCCGGCCTCTCCGCCGTCCACCCTGTCCCTGCTGGGCCTGGTCCGGCACATGGCGGAGGTGGAGCGGCACTGGTTCCGCCGCACCGTCGGCGGGGCGGACGTGCCCCACCTGTGGTCGGACCGCCACGACTTCCAGGCCGCCTACGACGCCACCGGCGCCACGCGCGCCGAGGCCTTCGCGGCGTGGGAGGCGGAGGTGGAGCACTCCCGCTCCGTCGAGGCCGCCGCCGCGTCGCTGGAGGTGACGGCGTACGTCCCCAAGTGGGAGAAGGAGGCCTCGTTGCGGCTCGTGATGCTCCACATGATCCACGAGTACGCCCGCCACAACGGCCACGCCGACTTCCTGCGCGAGGCCATCGACGGCTCCACGGGGGCCTGA